From the genome of Virgibacillus siamensis, one region includes:
- the carB gene encoding carbamoyl-phosphate synthase (glutamine-hydrolyzing) large subunit, translating into MKAIGKENLNKGKKVLVIGSGPIIIGQAAEFDYSGTQACLALKEEGMEVVLLNNNPATIMTDETVADSIYMEPMTVQTIENIFQKEQPDCLIGTFGGQIGLNLTMNVCDSGLLEKYGVQLMGSSMTTIQNGEDRDKFRQLMHELGEPVPESHIISSIEFALDKAADIGYPVMVRPAYTLGGSGGGFAADAEELRSIVASGLQASPINQVLLEKSIKGWQEIEFEVIRDMNNDCVIVCGMENVDPVGVHTGDSIVVAPVQTLQETAYAKLRTAAVRIIQNLGVVGACNIQFALDPATEKYNVIEVNPRVSRSSALASKATACPIAKLSAKCALGHSLDSYFPEKNSEVYDVFIDYTVLKMPRFSFEKFPSASRKLGTQMKATGETMAIDFTFEGALNKAVRSLDSGLADLSHPMIKGSDESILLEHMTMPTDLRLFAIAELLRRGKSVNEIYHKTKISQPFLTAIQRIVSAEENLKNESLQSITAEKLLEAKQMQISNEAIAAFLDTTKRNIQAILADQKLAPSYEKAKSVNQVPYYFSTWEHVSNQEKEHDSNNVLIIGSGPIRIGQGMEFDYCTVHGIYALKDAGYTTIIINNNPETVSTDSSIADRLYFEPLTPEDILSVIQEENVSGVMIQFGGQTAINLAKELADAGITIYGTPVEMVDVLEDRQHFYQLLNELKIPHIEGKTADTPKEIETCVHQIGYPVLVRPSYVIGGQSMHVIHNEKDLAGYLDELVNFNGSAWPILVDKYADGVEAELDCVSDGENVMIPGIMEHIEKAGVHSGDSMATVPPVSISKDQQHVMLDYTKSICKHAKVVGLINIQFIIVNGIVHVLEVNPRASRTVPLISKVTGVSLVHHAVQTQLGNPLKNDIFPGEFESFTVKAPAFSSFQLAGVDPVLGPEMKSTGEIIGIAKTYNKALAKAMQSTGAVLAGNTEKPYLFCSIADEEKAASLPLMHNMNSKYQLFASQKTSAFLAEHGIFSHSISGTEALIGVFEEQTLAGSIIISSGFQEEGLGRMARDLSVLHQVPLFTCLDTLNAAVESAETATDSVSTLKEYHQPDMLMQKSL; encoded by the coding sequence ATGAAGGCTATTGGCAAAGAAAATCTGAATAAAGGGAAAAAAGTGCTTGTTATTGGGTCAGGTCCAATTATAATCGGGCAGGCAGCCGAATTTGATTATTCGGGTACACAGGCATGCCTGGCATTGAAGGAAGAAGGCATGGAAGTGGTGCTTCTTAATAATAATCCGGCAACAATTATGACTGATGAAACAGTTGCAGATTCCATTTATATGGAGCCAATGACTGTACAAACAATCGAAAATATATTTCAGAAAGAACAGCCTGACTGTTTGATTGGAACTTTTGGCGGTCAGATTGGACTGAATTTGACCATGAATGTTTGTGATTCCGGATTGCTTGAAAAATATGGAGTTCAATTAATGGGATCTTCCATGACAACCATTCAAAATGGTGAAGACCGTGATAAATTCCGTCAGCTTATGCATGAACTGGGAGAACCTGTTCCAGAATCACACATTATCAGCAGTATCGAATTTGCATTGGATAAGGCAGCTGATATTGGCTATCCGGTTATGGTTCGACCAGCATATACGCTGGGTGGATCCGGCGGGGGTTTTGCGGCTGACGCCGAAGAATTACGCTCCATTGTTGCAAGCGGGCTACAGGCAAGTCCCATCAATCAAGTCCTTCTGGAAAAAAGCATTAAGGGCTGGCAAGAGATTGAATTTGAAGTAATTCGTGATATGAATAATGACTGTGTAATTGTTTGCGGTATGGAGAATGTGGATCCTGTAGGGGTTCATACAGGTGATTCCATAGTAGTTGCGCCTGTTCAAACCTTACAGGAGACTGCATATGCTAAACTTCGAACAGCTGCAGTCAGAATCATTCAGAATTTGGGTGTTGTTGGTGCATGTAATATTCAGTTTGCATTGGATCCGGCAACCGAAAAATATAATGTAATTGAAGTAAATCCGAGAGTAAGCCGTTCTTCGGCGCTTGCCTCGAAGGCAACAGCCTGTCCAATTGCAAAACTATCCGCAAAATGTGCATTAGGTCATTCACTCGACAGCTATTTTCCGGAAAAAAATTCCGAGGTCTATGATGTATTCATTGATTATACAGTACTTAAAATGCCCCGCTTTTCATTTGAAAAGTTTCCTTCAGCCAGCAGGAAACTTGGAACACAAATGAAAGCCACCGGGGAAACGATGGCAATTGATTTTACTTTTGAGGGGGCTTTGAATAAGGCGGTAAGATCCTTGGATTCCGGTCTTGCGGATTTATCACATCCAATGATTAAGGGCAGCGATGAATCGATTCTTCTGGAACATATGACAATGCCGACTGATTTACGCTTGTTTGCAATTGCCGAATTGCTTAGAAGAGGGAAGTCTGTCAATGAAATTTATCATAAAACGAAAATCAGCCAACCATTTCTCACGGCAATACAACGCATTGTCAGCGCGGAAGAGAATCTCAAAAATGAATCATTGCAGTCGATTACCGCTGAAAAGTTGCTTGAGGCAAAACAGATGCAAATCAGTAATGAAGCAATTGCCGCTTTTCTTGATACAACGAAGCGTAACATACAGGCAATATTAGCCGATCAAAAGCTGGCACCAAGCTATGAAAAAGCAAAGTCAGTGAACCAGGTCCCTTACTATTTTTCAACATGGGAACATGTATCCAATCAGGAAAAAGAACATGACTCTAATAACGTTCTTATAATCGGTTCCGGTCCAATCAGGATCGGTCAGGGGATGGAATTTGATTACTGCACGGTGCATGGCATATATGCATTGAAAGATGCGGGTTATACAACAATCATTATTAATAACAATCCGGAAACTGTCAGTACGGACAGTTCGATTGCTGATCGTTTATATTTTGAGCCGCTTACGCCGGAGGATATTTTATCGGTAATTCAGGAAGAAAACGTATCCGGGGTCATGATTCAATTTGGTGGTCAGACTGCCATCAATTTGGCGAAAGAACTGGCAGATGCCGGAATCACCATTTATGGAACTCCCGTTGAAATGGTTGATGTGCTTGAAGACCGTCAGCACTTCTACCAATTGTTGAATGAGTTAAAAATCCCGCATATCGAAGGAAAAACAGCTGACACCCCAAAAGAAATTGAAACATGCGTCCATCAGATTGGGTATCCTGTGCTCGTCCGTCCGTCATATGTCATAGGCGGCCAGTCTATGCATGTTATCCATAACGAGAAAGATTTGGCTGGCTATCTTGACGAACTGGTTAATTTTAATGGAAGTGCCTGGCCAATTCTTGTTGACAAATATGCAGATGGAGTAGAGGCTGAACTGGATTGTGTCAGTGACGGAGAAAATGTTATGATCCCGGGGATAATGGAACACATTGAAAAAGCGGGTGTTCATTCCGGTGACAGTATGGCAACTGTTCCCCCTGTAAGTATATCGAAAGACCAGCAACATGTTATGCTCGATTATACAAAATCAATCTGTAAACATGCAAAAGTAGTCGGTTTGATTAATATTCAGTTTATTATTGTAAATGGAATCGTACATGTGCTGGAAGTGAATCCGCGTGCCTCAAGGACTGTTCCGTTAATTAGCAAGGTTACCGGGGTATCATTGGTTCATCATGCTGTTCAGACACAATTGGGTAATCCGTTAAAAAATGATATTTTTCCTGGTGAGTTTGAGAGTTTTACAGTGAAGGCACCGGCATTTTCATCATTTCAGCTGGCGGGTGTTGATCCTGTGTTAGGACCGGAAATGAAGTCAACTGGCGAAATCATTGGCATTGCCAAAACGTACAATAAGGCTCTTGCGAAGGCAATGCAATCGACCGGAGCTGTACTTGCCGGAAATACTGAAAAACCTTACTTGTTTTGCTCGATAGCCGATGAAGAAAAAGCAGCAAGTTTGCCATTGATGCATAACATGAACAGTAAATATCAGCTGTTTGCCTCACAGAAGACAAGCGCATTTTTAGCTGAACATGGAATCTTCAGTCATTCTATAAGTGGTACGGAAGCGTTAATCGGGGTTTTTGAAGAACAAACCTTGGCCGGATCTATTATTATTTCGTCCGGATTTCAGGAAGAAGGACTGGGAAGAATGGCACGTGATTTATCCGTTTTACATCAGGTACCACTGTTCACATGTCTGGACACATTAAATGCAGCTGTGGAAAGTGCCGAAACAGCAACAGATTCGGTTTCTACGCTTAAGGAATATCATCAGCCAGACATGCTGATGCAAAAATCCTTATAA
- a CDS encoding aspartate aminotransferase family protein — MNTYNRFPITVDKAKGGYVWDIDGTKYLDFTAGIATCNLGHVPDVVKDSITSQLEKVWHCSNLYQIAPQQQLADLLTANSCLDQVFFCNSGAEANEAAIKLVRANNPNNRHIVAFRQSFHGRTLAALSATGQKKLHSGFEPLMQGFTFLTYNDFDSLNVLKENPPAAVMLELVQGEGGVIPAEQSWVEELVQVCTNAGILIMIDEIQTGMGRTGTFFAYEQYGFEPDIVTLAKGLGSGFPIGAMLAKDGTANAFQPGSHGSTFGGNPLATAAGIATVTEMTQSNILENCGQMSEMLFAELKNLQAEYSFIKLIRGKGLLIGIIVDGQAIQIVKAAIKENLLVTMAGQNVVRILPPLNVTAEDVSLFCEQFRNVLQTVSEKFYINE, encoded by the coding sequence ATGAATACGTATAATCGTTTTCCAATCACAGTTGATAAGGCTAAAGGCGGTTATGTATGGGATATAGATGGAACTAAATATTTGGATTTTACAGCAGGTATTGCAACATGCAACCTTGGCCACGTTCCCGATGTGGTTAAGGATTCCATCACCTCACAGCTGGAAAAGGTTTGGCATTGTTCGAATTTATATCAAATAGCACCACAACAGCAGCTCGCTGATTTGCTTACTGCGAATAGCTGCCTGGATCAGGTGTTTTTTTGCAACAGTGGTGCAGAGGCGAATGAAGCGGCAATCAAGCTGGTGCGTGCAAATAACCCAAACAACCGGCATATTGTTGCTTTCCGTCAATCTTTTCACGGAAGAACACTGGCTGCATTGAGTGCAACCGGTCAGAAAAAATTGCATTCCGGATTTGAGCCATTGATGCAGGGGTTTACTTTTTTAACCTACAATGATTTTGATAGTTTAAATGTTCTGAAAGAGAATCCCCCGGCAGCAGTCATGCTCGAATTAGTACAAGGGGAAGGCGGTGTAATACCCGCTGAACAAAGTTGGGTGGAGGAACTTGTTCAAGTATGTACCAATGCAGGAATACTTATCATGATTGATGAAATTCAGACTGGGATGGGGCGGACCGGTACATTTTTTGCTTATGAACAGTATGGATTTGAACCAGATATTGTAACCCTTGCAAAGGGGCTTGGATCTGGTTTTCCGATAGGCGCCATGCTTGCAAAAGATGGGACGGCCAATGCTTTTCAGCCCGGCAGTCATGGAAGTACATTCGGTGGAAATCCGCTGGCAACTGCAGCAGGAATTGCAACCGTCACAGAAATGACTCAGTCCAATATTCTGGAAAATTGCGGTCAAATGAGCGAAATGCTTTTCGCTGAGTTGAAGAATTTACAGGCTGAATATTCATTTATCAAATTGATTCGGGGGAAAGGACTGCTGATTGGGATTATTGTGGATGGGCAGGCAATTCAAATCGTGAAAGCAGCAATAAAAGAAAATCTGCTTGTTACAATGGCAGGTCAGAATGTAGTGCGTATACTTCCACCACTTAATGTAACAGCTGAAGATGTATCGCTGTTTTGTGAACAGTTCAGGAACGTGCTCCAAACAGTATCCGAAAAATTTTACATCAACGAATAA
- the argB gene encoding acetylglutamate kinase: protein MSYTIIKCGGSVLDQLPESFYENIVQMAQSYDINPIIVHGGGPHISDYLQRLNVDVEFVGGMRVTTEETLDITELVLSGLVNKKIVRNLNKAGGTAYGLSGVDGMLLEAEEMKPGQHLGYVGKIIAVNTDRLKAITAQQIIPVLSPLSADRYGQRWNINADLAAAAIAIRLDAPLYMVSNISGVMDSGKLVNQLDKGKAEEMVSDGSIFGGMIPKVQAAFDCVQQGVKKVVILNGLAKDSIPDVIAGKRVGTVIGENEMMEIQKGG from the coding sequence ATGTCATACACGATAATTAAATGCGGCGGCAGTGTTCTGGATCAACTTCCGGAATCATTTTACGAAAATATTGTGCAGATGGCTCAATCATATGACATTAATCCGATTATCGTACACGGTGGCGGTCCGCATATTTCCGATTATTTGCAAAGGTTGAATGTGGACGTTGAATTTGTTGGAGGTATGCGCGTAACAACAGAGGAAACGCTGGATATAACCGAATTGGTATTGTCAGGTCTGGTCAATAAAAAAATTGTTCGCAACCTTAATAAAGCTGGCGGTACTGCTTACGGATTAAGTGGTGTGGATGGCATGCTGCTGGAGGCAGAGGAAATGAAACCGGGTCAGCATCTCGGATATGTCGGCAAAATTATTGCTGTGAATACCGACAGATTGAAGGCTATAACTGCCCAACAAATTATCCCTGTGCTTTCACCGTTATCAGCAGATAGATATGGACAGCGCTGGAATATTAATGCAGACCTGGCAGCGGCGGCTATCGCAATACGGTTGGATGCACCGTTGTATATGGTGTCCAATATCTCCGGTGTGATGGACTCCGGAAAACTGGTTAATCAATTGGATAAGGGAAAGGCAGAAGAAATGGTATCGGATGGATCTATTTTTGGCGGTATGATTCCAAAAGTGCAGGCTGCATTTGACTGTGTGCAGCAAGGCGTAAAAAAGGTTGTTATTTTGAATGGACTTGCAAAAGACAGTATTCCGGATGTTATAGCCGGAAAAAGGGTCGGTACAGTAATTGGCGAAAACGAGATGATGGAAATTCAGAAGGGAGGATGA
- the argJ gene encoding bifunctional glutamate N-acetyltransferase/amino-acid acetyltransferase ArgJ has product MAVKIKQPAGKLTVMEEGVTAARGFHAGGLHCGMRRKRKDLGWLFSEVPATASAVYTTNLFQAAPLQVTKETIAAGKSLQGLIVNSAVANACTGEEGLQNAYQMRHWFAEKMGLQDYHVAVNSTGVIGEQLPMHKIRNGIDQITLDMASCNDFNQAILTTDTFTKTAYVQLVINEKTVTIGGSAKGSGMINPNMATMLAFVTTDAAIETEALDHTLRTTVNKTFNAITVDGDTSTNDTVMVMANGMAGNQTITMRNKEDLELFQHGLSIVCKELAKQIARDGEGATKLVEVYVKGCQLRKNAQAIGKSIVGSSLVKTAIFGADVNWGRIICAAGYSGIPFNTKKVSVSLGDIEIVRYGLPLAFDEPVVQNYLKHEKEIHITVDLNEGQEEAYSWGCDLSYEYVRINASYRT; this is encoded by the coding sequence ATGGCGGTAAAAATAAAACAGCCTGCTGGCAAATTGACAGTGATGGAAGAAGGGGTAACAGCAGCAAGAGGATTTCATGCCGGTGGGCTGCATTGTGGTATGCGCAGGAAACGGAAAGATCTTGGCTGGTTGTTTTCGGAAGTTCCAGCTACTGCTTCGGCAGTATATACAACCAATCTATTTCAGGCTGCACCTTTGCAGGTGACCAAGGAAACTATTGCAGCAGGAAAATCGCTTCAGGGGTTGATTGTCAACTCGGCAGTGGCTAATGCCTGTACTGGTGAAGAGGGACTTCAGAATGCTTACCAGATGAGGCATTGGTTTGCCGAAAAAATGGGGCTGCAGGATTACCATGTTGCTGTTAATTCAACCGGTGTAATCGGGGAGCAGCTTCCGATGCATAAAATCCGGAATGGGATTGATCAAATTACGCTTGATATGGCTTCATGCAATGATTTTAATCAGGCTATATTGACGACAGATACGTTTACAAAAACCGCCTATGTACAGCTGGTAATAAATGAAAAGACCGTTACCATCGGAGGGTCTGCGAAAGGTTCCGGAATGATCAATCCGAATATGGCAACTATGCTTGCTTTTGTAACAACAGATGCTGCGATTGAAACAGAAGCGCTTGACCATACACTCCGTACCACTGTTAATAAGACGTTTAATGCTATTACAGTCGATGGTGACACCAGTACGAATGATACCGTGATGGTGATGGCCAATGGGATGGCCGGTAACCAAACAATAACCATGAGAAACAAGGAAGATTTGGAATTGTTTCAGCATGGATTGTCAATTGTGTGCAAGGAACTGGCAAAACAAATCGCACGTGACGGTGAAGGTGCAACAAAACTGGTGGAAGTTTATGTGAAGGGATGCCAATTGCGTAAAAACGCACAAGCAATCGGAAAATCGATTGTCGGTTCCAGTCTTGTGAAAACGGCAATTTTTGGAGCGGATGTTAACTGGGGCAGAATTATTTGCGCGGCAGGCTACAGTGGTATCCCGTTTAATACAAAAAAAGTATCCGTGTCATTGGGGGATATCGAAATCGTCCGTTATGGATTACCTTTGGCTTTTGATGAACCAGTTGTTCAGAACTATCTGAAACATGAAAAAGAAATTCACATAACGGTTGATTTGAATGAAGGGCAAGAGGAAGCTTATTCATGGGGATGTGACCTTTCGTACGAGTATGTACGAATCAACGCTTCCTATCGAACCTAA
- the argC gene encoding N-acetyl-gamma-glutamyl-phosphate reductase encodes MRVGIIGASGYGGGELLRNLHNHPNVSLELLVSNSTQGEQLTEQFPQFHTILDLPLNGFNASEISEQVDILFFATPAGIAKNHAPDFADKGIQCIDLSGDFRLKNGSIYMEWYKNTPAPQEYLEKATYGLPELYRNKIKKSSFISNPGCYPTAAMLGMAPALKSNLANLSVPIIVDGKTGVSGAGRKPSTGIIYAEINENTKAYNLGSHRHTPEMEQAAAEITGTDSRISFNPHIVPMTRGILCTVYIQLDKTISSTGVIQLYEEFYKDDSFIRIRPESNLPATKDVYGTNYCDIGISVDKRTNVLSIISVIDNLGKGAATQAIQNMNLINGWDEQTGLDTVPVYP; translated from the coding sequence ATGAGGGTAGGTATTATCGGGGCAAGTGGTTATGGAGGGGGAGAACTCCTTCGAAATTTACATAACCATCCAAATGTTTCGCTTGAATTACTTGTTTCCAACTCAACTCAGGGCGAACAATTAACGGAACAATTTCCGCAGTTCCACACTATTCTTGACTTGCCATTGAATGGGTTTAATGCAAGTGAAATTAGTGAACAGGTCGATATTTTATTTTTTGCAACTCCAGCCGGTATAGCCAAAAATCATGCCCCCGATTTTGCGGATAAAGGGATTCAATGTATTGATTTGTCAGGGGATTTTCGTTTGAAAAACGGCAGTATATACATGGAATGGTATAAAAATACACCTGCGCCACAGGAATATCTGGAAAAAGCAACATATGGACTGCCTGAATTATACCGGAACAAAATAAAAAAGAGTTCGTTTATATCCAATCCCGGTTGTTATCCAACAGCGGCAATGTTAGGGATGGCACCCGCACTGAAATCAAATTTGGCGAACCTTTCCGTTCCAATTATTGTTGATGGGAAAACAGGTGTATCCGGAGCAGGCAGGAAACCATCAACGGGAATTATCTATGCAGAGATAAACGAAAATACGAAAGCCTATAACCTGGGAAGTCACCGTCATACACCCGAAATGGAACAGGCTGCCGCGGAGATAACAGGAACGGATTCGAGAATTAGTTTTAATCCGCATATTGTTCCAATGACAAGAGGAATCTTATGTACAGTTTATATACAGCTTGATAAAACGATATCAAGCACGGGAGTCATTCAATTATATGAGGAATTTTATAAGGATGATTCATTTATCAGGATCAGACCAGAGAGTAATCTGCCGGCAACAAAAGATGTTTATGGAACAAATTATTGTGATATCGGCATTTCAGTCGACAAGCGTACAAATGTATTGTCAATAATCTCTGTCATTGACAACCTTGGAAAAGGCGCTGCTACACAGGCTATACAAAATATGAATCTGATCAATGGCTGGGATGAACAAACAGGTCTTGATACAGTACCTGTCTATCCATAA
- a CDS encoding YfiT family bacillithiol transferase, with product MNVRFPIGELQVPNEVSLENVQEWLKEIETYTMRLRETVDALSDEELSKTYRDGSWTVRQLVHHIADSQLNMYQRLKLALTDENPTVPAFDQEKWAIQPDTKLPVESSIKMLEGINARIVSLGHTLTEEQLDRAFTHRQNGKITVATKVAKLAWHEEHHLEHIKIALNN from the coding sequence ATGAATGTAAGATTTCCAATTGGGGAATTACAAGTTCCGAACGAAGTATCATTGGAGAATGTTCAGGAATGGCTAAAAGAAATTGAAACGTACACGATGCGATTGAGAGAAACGGTTGACGCATTAAGTGACGAGGAATTAAGCAAAACATATCGTGATGGCAGTTGGACAGTTCGTCAGCTTGTTCATCATATTGCCGATTCTCAGTTGAATATGTATCAACGTTTAAAGCTCGCTTTAACAGATGAGAATCCAACAGTACCAGCTTTTGATCAAGAAAAGTGGGCTATTCAACCGGATACAAAGCTTCCTGTTGAAAGTTCCATTAAAATGCTGGAAGGTATAAATGCGCGTATCGTATCTTTAGGGCACACCTTAACGGAAGAGCAATTGGATCGGGCTTTTACGCACCGGCAAAACGGTAAAATAACAGTTGCGACAAAGGTTGCAAAATTAGCTTGGCACGAAGAGCACCACCTGGAACATATAAAAATTGCGTTGAATAATTAG
- a CDS encoding DNA polymerase IV yields the protein MQQWYPKKGRVIFHVDMNSFYASVEMAYNPKLKGIPLAIAGNPEERKGIVVTSSYEARAKGVKTTMPLWQARRLCPELLVLRPNFDRYRTASREIFKMMAGITALVQPVSIDEGYMDVTDCQELGNPLEIAKNLQGRIKRELDLPSSIGIAPNKFLAKMASDMKKPMGITVLRKRDLSRKLWPLPIAEMYGVGEKTAAKLQGININTIGDLANGDLYQLKQVLGINGERLQNRANGIDTRPVDPDAVHEFKSIGSSQTLPADTTDDAEIRKLMNLLAENVERRMKRKQAAGKSIQITIRYYDRRTITRSKKLHSYIENKQDILYFANELLQKHWNLDPIRLLGITVQDVEEKRYIAQQLSLFTYEKEAKKENLYEAIEKLNEKYGNSTFKQLKNEQKDDQQPRTSFQKDFLDDYKD from the coding sequence ATGCAGCAATGGTATCCAAAAAAAGGCAGGGTTATTTTTCATGTGGACATGAATTCATTTTATGCATCTGTCGAGATGGCGTATAACCCGAAATTAAAGGGCATCCCTTTGGCAATCGCTGGAAATCCCGAAGAACGAAAGGGGATTGTTGTAACAAGCAGTTATGAAGCGAGAGCAAAAGGGGTTAAAACAACAATGCCGTTATGGCAAGCAAGACGATTATGTCCGGAATTGCTGGTGCTCCGCCCGAATTTCGATCGATATCGTACCGCTTCCCGTGAGATTTTTAAAATGATGGCCGGAATTACCGCGCTTGTGCAGCCAGTCTCCATTGATGAGGGGTACATGGACGTCACAGACTGTCAAGAACTTGGGAACCCACTGGAAATTGCCAAGAATCTTCAAGGCAGAATAAAACGGGAGTTGGATTTGCCGAGCAGTATTGGAATTGCGCCAAATAAATTTTTGGCTAAAATGGCCTCCGATATGAAAAAGCCGATGGGGATAACCGTATTGCGCAAAAGGGATTTGTCTCGTAAACTTTGGCCGTTGCCGATAGCGGAAATGTACGGTGTTGGTGAAAAAACTGCTGCAAAACTGCAGGGAATCAATATAAACACAATTGGGGACTTGGCAAACGGTGATTTATATCAATTAAAACAGGTGCTTGGTATTAACGGTGAACGTCTGCAAAACCGTGCTAATGGAATTGATACAAGACCAGTTGATCCTGACGCTGTTCATGAATTCAAAAGTATCGGAAGTTCACAAACATTGCCGGCTGATACTACAGATGATGCTGAAATTCGCAAACTGATGAATCTGCTTGCCGAAAATGTGGAACGCCGCATGAAACGCAAACAAGCAGCAGGAAAAAGTATCCAGATTACAATCCGTTATTATGACCGGAGAACAATCACCCGCAGCAAAAAGCTGCACAGCTATATTGAAAATAAACAAGATATTTTGTATTTCGCCAATGAATTGCTGCAAAAGCACTGGAATTTAGACCCAATTCGTTTACTTGGAATAACCGTCCAGGATGTAGAGGAGAAAAGGTATATAGCTCAACAATTAAGTTTGTTTACGTATGAAAAGGAAGCAAAGAAGGAAAATCTGTATGAAGCTATTGAAAAGCTCAACGAAAAATACGGAAATAGTACGTTTAAGCAATTAAAAAATGAGCAAAAAGATGATCAACAGCCCAGAACGAGTTTTCAAAAGGACTTTTTGGATGACTATAAAGATTGA
- a CDS encoding M20/M25/M40 family metallo-hydrolase, with amino-acid sequence MTVINKDRLIDEFFELVQIDSETKHETKIAEVLTKKFIDLGLEVTEDNSKDTTGHGAGNLICTLKGTKQDADPIYFTSHMDTVVPGNGIKPSIDDGYIVSDGTTILGADDKAGLAAIFETIRTLKENNIEHGDIQFVITVGEESGLVGAKALDGSLLNAKYGYAIDSNGTVGDIIVAAPTQAKLFATVKGRTAHAGVAPEKGVSAITLTAKAIAKMPLGRIDEDTTANIGRFEGGKQTNIVCDHVEVLAEARSLIPDKMEEQVAKMKDAFETTAQELGGSADVEVTVMYPGFKQQDGDEVVEVAKRAAKKIGRESKLLKSGGGSDANVIAGLGIPTVNLAVGYEEIHTTNERIPVDELVKITEMVTAIVEEAAK; translated from the coding sequence ATGACAGTTATTAATAAAGACAGACTGATTGATGAATTTTTTGAACTCGTTCAAATTGACTCGGAAACAAAACACGAAACAAAAATTGCCGAGGTACTGACCAAAAAGTTCATAGACTTAGGTTTGGAAGTTACAGAAGATAACAGTAAGGATACAACGGGGCATGGCGCCGGTAATCTGATCTGCACGTTAAAAGGAACTAAACAGGATGCAGATCCAATTTATTTCACATCCCATATGGATACGGTTGTTCCCGGAAACGGCATCAAACCTTCCATAGACGATGGATACATTGTATCTGACGGGACTACGATTTTAGGAGCTGACGATAAAGCCGGGCTTGCGGCAATATTCGAAACAATACGTACGTTAAAGGAAAATAATATAGAGCACGGCGATATACAATTTGTAATTACTGTTGGGGAAGAGTCTGGTCTTGTTGGGGCAAAGGCATTGGATGGCTCTCTTCTGAATGCTAAATATGGTTATGCAATTGACAGTAATGGAACAGTTGGTGACATCATCGTTGCAGCACCAACTCAAGCGAAACTGTTTGCAACGGTAAAGGGAAGGACAGCACATGCAGGGGTAGCGCCGGAAAAGGGAGTTTCCGCAATTACCTTGACTGCTAAAGCTATAGCCAAAATGCCGCTCGGCCGAATTGACGAGGATACTACCGCAAATATCGGCCGGTTTGAAGGCGGCAAGCAAACGAATATTGTGTGTGATCATGTCGAGGTACTTGCTGAAGCAAGATCACTGATTCCGGACAAAATGGAAGAACAGGTTGCCAAAATGAAGGATGCTTTTGAAACAACTGCTCAGGAACTTGGTGGATCTGCAGATGTTGAAGTTACTGTTATGTACCCGGGATTTAAGCAGCAGGACGGTGATGAAGTAGTTGAAGTGGCAAAACGTGCTGCTAAAAAAATCGGCCGTGAAAGCAAATTGCTGAAAAGTGGCGGCGGAAGCGATGCAAATGTTATTGCAGGATTAGGAATACCAACAGTAAATCTGGCAGTTGGTTATGAAGAAATTCATACAACGAATGAGCGGATTCCGGTCGATGAATTGGTCAAAATCACGGAAATGGTCACTGCTATTGTGGAAGAGGCAGCCAAATAA